CAAAGTTAAATTGtaacaaattttttaaaaagtagccATCATTCATAACAAATCCCATACGAGAGCTTTCGATCTGTATAATTTATGTTGTCATTGAAGACAACACAATGAACCTGTAAAATTGTGAGGAGCGTTTCTTCACATTGCTCTTGGGGTTCTGTTGCAGGTCCTTGGTTTCCTCGCGGCGGTGTTGCACAAAAAAGGAACTTGGGAGGACATTGAGAGCAACAAGCCTCACTTTCTGCAAAGTCAGACCCCATCCAAGCAGAGGAAGCCAAAGAAAGTGGGTGCAATGATAACCGCATCAAAATGGCTAAAGTAGCTTGAAAGGCAGGGCAGTGACATTTGTTTTCAGATGACATTCAACCAGATGAAGACTGCATTAAGTGCAACAATAATGTGAGATGGGGGAGGGATGGAGCGCCGGGGATTGCGGTTGCCTGCGAATGTCATCAGGGCCAGTGTTTTTGCGATCTGTTGTAGCTTTTCCTGATTGTGGCCCCGCTGTCAGTGCTGTATAACTGGAAAGATGAACTGGACACCTGGGGCCACTTCCAGTACGCGGTGGTCCACGGGTTGAGGAAACAGGAGGAGCTGGCTCGCGTCAAGAAGGGCCGCGTGGAGATCACGCTCACCACCTATGAGACTCTTCGCCTCTGTCTGACTCAATTTAATAAGTGAGAGACTTTAAGATGCAAGTGCAAGACACAAATAATGACTTCCTGTCTGCGTTAATGCTGTTCTGTGCATTTATTTCTTTGGCCTGTGAAAGTATTTCAGGCACTTGTTAATGCTGCTGAATCAGAAAGTGTGTACAAACTTGAATGGTAGAATGTATACAAACATTTATCACTATATGTGTTATATGAGCCTAAGCGGTGGAAAAACGGAATGAATCAGGCCCTGACACCAGTTTTACCCACTGACACAAAACTTGGTTGACATGTCTatcataatatccatccatccattttccaaaccacttgatcctcactagggtcgcggggggtgctggagcctatcccagccgtcttcgggcagtaggcggaggacaccctgaatcagttgccagccaatcgcagggcacacagagacgaacaaccaaccacgcccacactcacaccgagggacaatttagagcgcccaatcagcctgccatgcatgttttttggaatgttggaggaaaccggagcacccggagaaaacccacgcaggcccggggagaacatgcaaaatccacacaggcaggccggagctggaattgaatttcATGCCTAAAACTATTTCATATGTTATATTATGAtagacgggcggcccggtagtccagtggttagcacgtcggcttcacagtgctgaggctccggcctccctgtgtggagtttgcatgttctatctgggcctgtgtgggttttctctgggtactccggtttcctcccacattccaaaaaacatgcatggcaggctgattgaacactctaaattgtccctagatgtgagtgtgagcgcggatggttgttcgtctctgtgtcccctgcgattggctggcaatcggttcagggtgtcccccgcctactgcccgaaggcagctgagataggctctagcaccccctgcaacccttgtgaagataaagcggatcggaaaatggatggatggaggactgTACCTTATCTCCCCGAAGTGCAATCATTTGTCATTGATGATTTTGCTAACTGTCCACAAAAAAGTTGTACGTTGTTAGAAAAAGGTCGGTGATAGTGGCCTATTACGTTTATTGGAGTCAGAACATGGCATCAAGGTTGGTGATAGTTAATACTGCCTGCAGTTGTAATTACCATTTATATTCTTCACATGACCTTTTCTTCTCCCGCAGCATCACCTGGTCCGCTGTGTTTGTAGACGAGGCTCACAAGATAAAGAATCCAAACTCTCAAATAACTCAAGCAATGAAGGGTCTCAAATGTCAGGTCAGGTTTTGTCCTCAAATTTATATGGCAGCAAGTAGATTTTAaatgaatcatctttttttttttaaactcagatCAGGATTGGCCTAACTGGCACCATCCTTCAGAATAATCTTGAGGAGTTGTGGTGTGTCATGGACTGGTAAGTTTTTGCTTGTGGGCATTTTTTGATCATTAATAAAAAGTCATTCAGTTCCAAATTTGTCACAGGACTGTTCAGTGACTTATCAAGTGATTCAGTCTGGcatgttttttgcattttctggAACTATGTGTAACCTTGCTGTTCTGTTCTTCCACACAGGGCCGTCCCTGGCTGTCTTGGCAACCTGGGGCATTTTAAGAGCAAGGTATCAGAACCAGTTGAGCGAGGCCAGAAACACAGTGCTACCAAGCGAGCCTTAGCGACAGCGAGAAAGACCATCAGAGACCTGGTGAGAAAGATTTCCTTCTGTTTCCTCCGAAGGACCAAATTGCTCATCCAGGACCAACTCCCGAAGAAGGATGACAGGGTGGGTAACGTGCTCTCAGGTGATGACCAAGTGGCACCGTACTGAAGTGCTATCTTTTGGTGGTGCACTCTAGGTGGTGTACTGCTCTCTGACTGACTTTCAGCAGACGGTCTACCAAACTGTGCTAGACTCTGAAGATGTGCAATTGCTTTTGAGGTCTTCAGAGAAATGCGATTGCCAAAGTGGACGTGCTCGACGGAGATGCTGCTATAAAGTCAGTCCACCTAtgctatatttttttctctttcaggcCTTGTAACGTGGTCGCCTGTGTTGAATAATTGCTTCCTTCCACTTAACTTTTGATAAGAGTTTTTTGAATTGGAGTGAACGGAGTCTTTAAATCTGCCAGTTTAGCGTAGCATATTTGTGTTTCCCTTGAATGCGCCACTAAAGTTAAAAATACAGCCTTGTTTTGAATGCGTTCTCACTATCAGCAAGGCCTTTATCTTTACAAAGATAATCAGTTGTGAGACATACTGtgcatttttacaatttttgaacTTTCAACTGCCAGCCCAGTGACAAGTTTTGCTTCGATTGCCATGGCCTTGGCATTGCTAGTCTGGTTATTGTGTCAATTAGTTTCCTAACCGTGGGGTGGACGTTCACAACGGTTTGCTTACAGACGCATTGTTATGAATAGGGCAATTAAACAATTAAAATTTACTTCGCCGTTTAATTTCACAATTGATTTTTGGGCCAGTACTCCAGAGACCCGAACTGTTCTTATTGAACCCATTAAAAAGACACTTTTCCATAACCGAAGTTCCTCCCTTGCAGATCAATTCTGAGGGTGTGCCAGCAAAGGCGCAATACTTCACTTACCTGTCTGTACTGAGGAAGGTTGCCAGTCACGTGGCACTGCTCCAGTCCACCACAGGCACCAGTAAAAAACAGGTACTATAATCAACAAATTATTATAATCATTCACATTAATTGCCTCAGTCGCAACTTGACTTTGTTCTTTTAGGAAAAGTGCGTGAGTGCCATTTGTCAAAAAGTGTTCCAGAAGTTTCCAGAGTTTATGCGGCGGTGCAAAGATGAAGCGTTTGAGGCGCTGTCGGACCCGATGTATAGTGGCAAAATGAAGGTGCGGTACAGTAATAAGGCTCGGTGtgcttaattaatttattttttaaaattattattattttttttttttactatatttGGGATTAAAGGGAATCATTTTGTATGATGGTGGCTTTGTGCAGACTCCCATCCAACACAAGCTTGAGTTGTGGTTGGTTAAGTCGGAACACAGGCACGTCAAGAGGGTGCACACACTGGttgtcagtttatttatttacccccccttgtaaaactgaaaaaaaaaatcagttgattTGTATAGTCAGTAAGGTCATCTTAATAGTGGAAAACATTTAGAATGTGTAGACATTTTATATCCTCTCTGTACATGTATGTTAATGAAGACCTTTTCCCCCCTCAGGTTTTGCAGAAGCTCCTAAGATTCTATCTGCAAAGGAAAGACAAGGTGCTCCTCTTTTCACTGTCAACTCGGGTAAGGGCTGTGATTGAATGCACAATAATTTCCATTTATGACAAATTATATTTGGAATAATTTGTCCCATGAATTTGTGGTGCAATGGTAAGCAGATTTTAGGTTAAAATAATGGCTCAGGCCTACCCATGTGGAATTTACATGTTCTGTCCGTGCCTGTATACATTCTCTGTGCGTACTTCCTCCCATATTTAACAAAACATGCTTAAGTTAATTGAGGACTAAATTAGTTATGAACGTgattgtgattggttgtttgtctatgtgctctgcgattggctggcgaccagtctacAGTGTACTTGACCTCTCACTCAAAATCGTCGGGATCTGTCTAAGTGGCTTTCAAACAAACAGGATTGGGAACAGAAACCCGGCACAATAAACCCAGTGAAGCGTGAAACTTCCCTTTAGAGAACCAACACAAAGTTGTTGCAAAACCACCCGCAAAATGTGTACATTTAAGATAAATTTTCCTTTAAGTTTTGATCAATTCTGCAAACGGTGATGTTTCTTTCTTCAATTCATTTTAAAGTGTATCAAATTAAGTGTCCAAAGAGAGTACAAAGTCTCATTAGACGTGCATCTGTCCCATAGGAAATTGGAAATTTGATGATTTGTGATCTTTACGGCGGAATTTGGAAGGCGTCAACATTCTCAAATGGTGACTCGCATTCACAGCCGCTCAGTTTTTAGGCTACAGGCACACTTAATTGCTGCTCCCGTTCAAGCCCCATACCTTATTTATAGACAAAACATACGCAGCAGATGTggctctttctctttctcgctctctcgTGATTGGGATTAGTGTGTAAGCCATGGGGCTTTATGCGGGAAAGCAATTAGAGCTCTTAAGAAAATGAGACAGTGCAGGGTCACCAGAGACTGAACGATAATAATTAAGTTGAGGACATTGATTTCAGCATTGTTATGGCAATCAACCAAGCGCTGTTCATGGTGATCATGATGCTTGGTTTTTTATTGACACTTGTTAATTTTCCACTAGTGTATGTTTTCACTTTGAAATATTCAGGGTTCATCCATTTGGAATATATGGCGATTTTGAGAAATGAACTGGGTAGCAGAGTAGCAGGTCAACAACTCTTAACCAGCCGTCCAATTTCTTTCATGCTTTTTCGGGGAAGCTGGAACTTATCCCAGCTAACCCCGGATGAGAGGTGGGGTTCACCCGGGAATGGTCCCCAGTCATTCCCAATGAATGACCACATATTCCAATGACAATTAACaggatttgttttattgttgttgtttgggtcCTGTCAGCTGTTGGACATTCTGGAGAGCTACTGCATGGCTGAGGGGTATGACTATAGCAGGTTGGATGGGACTACCAAAGCCAAGGAACGAGTCCACATCGTCAAGGAGTTCAACACCTCCGCTCACATCAACCTGTGCCTGGTGTCCACCATGTTAGTGTGCCAATACAtactccccccccaaaatccaaATGACTCTATTTCAGTAGATAGGCATTTATTTCCTCTGCAGATTGAGGGACAGCTTTGTCTTAGATATCACACATTTTTGCAATATTAAACTAATTTATTAGATTATAATTTATGCAGGGTGAAACTGAAGTTAAATGCAGGCAGGTAAAAAATAAGTGAGCTGTGACACGTAAACAAGGATGCACACAACATTGCGCAGCGATCACTTTAAATCATCTCAGATAATGTTGCCCAGGCAGCTGGTTTAAAATACACACGAAAACTGTACCCTTAATTTCATCTGAAAAACTGTTTATTGGCTTCGttgggtgctgctgttttgcttAGTAACAGACTTTGCAGATACTACTTATTTCTGAGACCTCTATTTAAGGGAagtgttttattcttttttttaactcattgacACTGTCCGTGATGGACATCTTTGAGAAACAAACTGTAATATTtaacgtgaagaaaaaaaattatgacaataTTGACTCTTTCCAGGGCGGGAGGTCTTGGTCTAAACTTTGTAGGGGCCAATGTGGTGATATTATTTGATCCAACGTGGAACCCAGCCAATGACCTCCAGGCTATCGAcaggtttgtccattttttatcAGATTCCATTCTTTCGCATACAAATATGTGGCTTGTTTGACATGGTTGAtatggtttgcatgttctttgttttttttttgcatggtgtTTAGAGCATATCGCATTGGCCAGTGCAGAGACGTGACTGTTTTCAGGCTAATCTCATTGGGGACCGTGGAGGAAATTACCTACCTCAGACAAGTTTACAAACAGGTAATCCGGTAATTTTGATGTTGATTTGTCATGGGACGTCATGTGTGTGGCAGGATATTATCAAATTTCACTGaagtggtaaaaaaataaaaaaaataaaataaaaataaattgtttcTTTACACAGAAATAATATATTTCAGTCATCTGCGGGTTAAATGCTTTGGAGCCTTGTGTAGCAGCTTGCTCGCTGTTTTTCAGGGCCCTTAACATGCTGCTAAAATGtttgctgtgtgtgtatatcctgATGAAAATCGTGTTTCAGGGGTCCCCAGGGAGACCCCCGAAAGTCACTTAGTAGCACCCCTGggaagtttaaaaaacaaatttgcccCTGACAACGATTCATTGCCTGACCATTTATTGTCAAAGGATGCACAAAAACGTCGGAATGACAGACCCAAACAAGTATTCCATATAaatcccacagaaaaaaaaagcacaggcaTCTTGAAATGATAAATTacaagattatttttgtttacaATCAGCAATTACAGAGCTCTGTTGTCGGCGTGGAGAGCGCACGGCGGTACTTTGATGCCGTGCAGGGCGCCTATAAGGGGGAACTGTTTGGGATTCATAACCTCTTCAGGCTACAGACCCAAGGCACTTGCCTCACCCGCAAAATACTTGAGGTAAGATTTGGTGTGACAATAAGAACTCCCCATAAAAAAGCTCCATCCAAAAAATATCGGATTTAAGTCCCAAACTTTGTATTTCAATAGTTTATAACATTTTatcttgcatatttttttttatggtctcCTCCGCATTCTAGCGTGAGGGACAAGTGGAGGCGGGCGTCATGACaaccagcacacacacaaacgtggaGGCTGTGGAGGAGGTGGAAGAGAAGGACGAGACCCATAGGCACAGCGTTGGCGTGAGTCGCTCTGCTTTTCTCAGCGACCCGGAACACGGAGCACACATCTTTCCCATCCCTTGCTCACACATCTTCTCTCCCCAGTGGCGCGCTCAAACCTCTCATTCCCATGCTTAAAACGGGGATACCTCTTATGGGGGCCTCCTGTGTGGTCTGTCAGCCGTTTGACTGACAACAGTGATTCTGGTTCCTTCGTAAAAGTACACCAAACTACTGCCGCaactatatatacatataacgGCACTATGGTACACAGGGCGATTGTAAATATTTCCTGCTGACTTTAGGGGAGATGTGCGGGGTAGACACTGGACTGCTcgtcagtcaatcacaggggacATACGGACAACCtaccattcacattcattctCATACACGTAAGGACAATTAACTGTCATCATTGGATCGAAAAGGCATGTTGTTGGAGGGTGTGGTGAACCCACAAtacatggagaaaacccaccaagCAAGCATCggcagaaaatgcaaactccagatttgaacccagaaagAAGCCCAGTAATGTGAATCCAAACTACATAACCACCAATCGTGTTGCCCTCTGTCCAATTccgtttttttcaaaatgtcttcaatCATCTTTAGTTGGGTTTGCTCCAGACATCCATTAGATTTATGGAAAGAACCGGAATCATACATACACTGAAGCTTATAGCGTTTATGGTtccacatgcatgcacgcaaaCTTTCCCGAAATGGACAGATCTGTCCGGTGAACACTAAAAACTGGATCATCCATGGTGGTCCAAATGAAGTCCAAATGTTTATAGCTTCTGGACATGTCAGTTCCTCATATTACATCATAATGGGAGCCTGTGTCACATTGTGGTTTATTATGATTTGCTATTACGAACATCTGTTTTGTATCCCACCAGGAATGTTCTCATAGGCCCTTTTTTTAATAGCTTCCAACCCTTTTCTATGCCAACGTACTCCTATGTTTTTTCCTTGCAGGAAGCTGGAGATGCATCCAAGGAGAGCTCGGGTGCATCTAAGATCCCCAGAGGGCTGCAGGACTTCAGCAGTGGGAGTGACGATGATGTCGAGGCGGAGCGGGGAAGTCCCAGTGGAGGACGTGGCACAAGAAGTATGGATTCCTCCACCAGGCTTGGTCCAACCAGTTTGCTGCAGCAGGATTTTGCCATACTACTCCAAAGGCTTCAAGCAATGCCGGAGTCGGGTGATGGGGACAGTAGTTCAGGTGGTGAGGGGACAAGCACTTTGGTCTCTAAGAGCTTCAACATTGGGAATAATGTTTACCCTGAACAGGGAAAAATCACGATATTGAACGGCAGTACAAAACAAGGCCCGAAATTAGGTCGGACCAATTTAGAGACGAGTGACAAGGAGAGTGCGAGAAGTTCCAAAAATCCGCTGCTTTCCAAATCACACCGCTTTGAGCAATATTCCGATGAATCGGATGATTTCGACATTGAGACGCTAACACGGTCTaagggtgacaccctgaacccccaccaaaaaactgGCAGGAAACAACAAGGAAGAAGAGTACACAGCAGAAGGAGAAATACAAGCAGAGGAGCCATGTTCACTGAGGACATTGAGACCTTCACAACTTCAGAGGACGAGAACACCAAGTGCGCAGATAAAACCAAAGCAGGGCTAAAAGATGGTCAAGGATCTGGAACAAGCTCGGGCCGACATGAAAGTTCTCCATTCACTCATGTGGAAAGGCAAACATCTACAGCCTCCACAGAAACCATTGATACTATCTTAGGTAAGACTCTGGAGAAAAGTCATGTCGTCGCATTTGACTAGAATGACCTCTGTTCCTGATTGAAGGTGGGGTGCGGGAGGTGGCGTACACGCATTCCAACCAGCGCGTGGTGGGCGGGAGCAAAGCCGAGGAGCTGATCAGTCGAGCCGCGATGAAGGATGTGTTTGAGCGCAAGATGTACTCTCAACTTCCTGCAAATGAACTCCTCACCCCCTATGAGGTACACAACAATATTTAAACCACAAGACAGTGAAGCCCTGTTTATCGCAGGCAATATGTTCCTAACTGAACCAGCACTAGGTGAAAATACACTACACTGTACAAGAACAGACCTTTTCAGTTTTACCCGCCCCCACTGCtttaaacacattcaaattTACAATTCCACATTTAAGCACATTGATGACATATTTGAACGGACAAAAAGATTGAAAGCAGAAAATACTGTCTAAGCTTGATGAATGTAGTTAATTGCTGAAATTCGGACGGATCATCATAATGTATGTGCCCTGCTTAACCAAATCAAAGCTGACATTTTGACCATTCTTAGAAAATGCAGACTTGCAATTGAAGCATACTTGCTCCTTGAATTACATTTCATGAAtccacaaaaatgtaaatgaagacATGATCGCATATTGACCAACAGCCAACGTCATATGCGTTCCAAGCTGAAGGAAAGAAAACCATAAATGAAAGTATCTCAttttctgtgattggctggcgaccagtccttgGGTAGAATGTCAACATAGATGGGCTCCAGCTCGCCTACAACCCAAAGAAtggcgccttgagatacgatTGGAGAGTTTTTTGACGTatgggtctttttttccccttctttttttataattgttattttttagccTTTAGATAGCCTttagcccggtagtcgagtggttagtgcgttcctcacagtgcagaggtcgtgcaTTCAagcccggctccggccttcctgtgtggagtttgcatgttctccctgtgtgggttttctccgggtacgccggtttcctcgcacattccaaaaacatgcctggcaggctgattgaacactcgaaattgtccctaggtgtgaatgtgagtgcggatggttgttcgtctctgtgtgccctatgactggctggcaaccggttcagggtgcccctcgcctactgcccgaaggcagctaagatgggctctagcaccccctgcagcccttgtgaagataaagcggatcggaaaatggatgggtggatggatagataatcGCAAACATTTCCGATTGGCTGATGATCAGTGCACTTCAGAACTTTTCTGTGGTCTCTTGAAATGGCAGATTTTCACTTATTGCACAAAGGCCTGGAGCGTATTCCCCCATGGTAAACGAGGGCTCACTATGATAAGATCtgcgctcattttttttttttttttttttacatgctgcGCTACAGGAAAGCTTGTCAGAAAGCCAACCCGACCAACAGCCATGTGCCGCTCTCAACGGTCCGCAGCAGCTTCCTGGTCATCACCCTGTCACTTTCACTAAGAGCATCGTGCAGCACACCAGATGTAACACCTTTATCTTGGGGCAGACTCCTCTCACCATGCGCAGGTAATGAGAAACAGGAAGAATCCTAAGGAGAATATGGATGgtagttgggggtgggggataatGGGAAGTGTGTACCCTCCCAGGAAAGTGGTGGATTTTTCATGGAGGGAGAATTCCTGGCAGTGTTGGGAAGTCGGCCAAAGCTCACCGCAAATTGAATGTCGAGCGCCCCCATCTGGGCCTCGGGAAATGGCATGCATTCACACAGACCACCTCTGAGTTCGCCCCAACACCCTTTACCAGCATCCTGCCAAACATTACACACTTGTGTTCAGACCCGACGGTGCAGGGGAATAAAAAAGATGGCCCCCAGGGACTTTACAACGGATATGCACATACTTCCAATGAAACACTTAATGTAGACATCTttccaaaatacacacacacacacacacacacacacacacacacacacacacacacacacacacacacacacacacaccggcacCTTCTTTAGCTGTGATATCATTCCCCAGGTGGAAGAAGCTGTCTCTGCCTTGAGGCACACAAAAGTGTGAAAACATACCAGCCATATAGATTCCCCGTTCCGTTTAATTCAAGTCCGCACAGGGGTGTTACTGCcatcacttttttatttattggttTTTCCAGGGAAAGCCACAAGTTCTATTAACGAACACCACTTGTTACTGCCACACTTTGAAGTGTTTCTGATCTTGAGTCCGGATAAACCACACTTTTAATAACAAGGGCCTTGGGGCGGCAGAGGAAAACAAAGcgaaaacgcctgactatgtGGAGAAGTATTCATCTTGTGTCGTGCATGATGTGCCACCAGAATATCTGATTAATAGCGTTGGGCTtgtggcttaaaaaaaagacacaataaGTAGCAGATGGTGAGTTCCAAATGCAGTGTAAGTGCCAAAGTTGAAGACAATGTACTATGTGACGCTGGCTGACCGAAAAACAAAATTTCCCATCGGCAGTCATTATATCTGGAATAATTCATTCCAGAGCCCAGTGGTCACTTAAAGAAAATCTATATTCACAACACTGGCAATGTTTCCTGtaggtccatccattttctgtatagtgcttgtcctcatttagGGTTGCGGTGGAGCTGGGACTTTGCTCCGCGGATTTTTAGGCGAGAGGAGGGGTACACAATGGACAGGTTGTCAGTCAAACAGGGCACATATATGctagaaaaacaaccaatcacactaCCATGCACACCAATGGACAAATTACAACGGGGTGGTATCCAAACTATGGCCCAGGAGGCATTTGTACTCTGCAGTCCCATTTTAGCAGCCCACGGCAGattctaaaatgaataattGACAGTGCCTGTGtcgaaggaggaagaggacattCATTCTCGCCTCTCACTTCCTTGCTTTCAATCATTCAGTAAAACAGAAGTCTGATctttatccattttctaccacatGTTTAGGTTAGCTTAGTACAGATTGCTCTTGTTTGGGTTCTGAATACGCACACGTGGAAGCCGTCTTCAGGCCACGGTTTGTGCTCTGAGGTATAactacaaaaatgtcaggaaaagcctactaaaaCATCCAAAGTTTATTTGGGGTAAATCAGAGGTACTCAAAATAGCCACTGTGTGCTGATcgcatttaacatgagtttaaaTGTGATACATTTATTCTGAACTTACCCACATCCTGTTCCAAGAGTGTGTACAGGTTTGTTTGACCATAATTTCTCACTTGGTTATTTTTACTTctaaaaatctaaaatatttgTAATGAAGTGCACACTGGGCTCACCAGAAATGCTGACATCACATATCATGgcacatttcccccaaaaatttcCTGGAATACCAAATTGTGCAAACTTAAAGATGGGGAAATCCACTGTACTGTTGACTCATTTGCCAAATTAGAGCTGCTGGTGTTCAAAACCTCACtatgtcaagtgtgtgtgtgtgtgttggtgaaaaGGGAGCAGCTGCAGGAGATGGCGTCCAAGTTGAATTTCCCCTCGGCTCAACAGTTCGCCGCTGACGTTCTGAGAAGCGACTCGACTCAGAGGCTAGAGTGGCTGAGACGCTATTACGTCACTCTCGGCCACCCAGAACTCGCCAGCTTCGTTGCCAGCAACTTCGCGCCATCTGACGAAGCCCAGATGCCACCTCCCAAAAACTTGGAGAGCAGAAGGCGTAAATCCAACCAGAAGTGTCCTGAAcctgagaagaagaaagagaagttACAGAAAAATTCACGGGAGTCCCCAAATGTGGATCCTGAAGAGCAGAAGGAGGCGGTCAGCTGTGCGAGAGGTCGACGCAGGACAAGGAAGGCTAGTGTGTCCAGACCTGTTGGTGGTCTTGGTGTGTGTCaggccagcagcagcagtagttGTCTAGACGCTCGAGAGGTGGCGGATATTCCCCTCAACGTGGAGCAAAAGTCAAATGTACAAGAACAATCCCAGGAGGCGCCCGCTCAAGAAAGAGCCTGCATTCTCACAGAGCTCTTGGGCGATACCTCCATCCTGGACGACTTGCTCAAACCCAAATGCAAGGTCTCCCCCCATAAAACATCCACTTCAGTCTTGGCTTCTCCCCCTTCATCCAGAAGGACCTTCAACTCTGGTGCGCGTG
This sequence is a window from Hippocampus zosterae strain Florida chromosome 6, ASM2543408v3, whole genome shotgun sequence. Protein-coding genes within it:
- the ercc6l2 gene encoding DNA excision repair protein ERCC-6-like 2 isoform X4; this encodes MTDSTSVGEAAWHTRHHLVPNHGDDTQHLDTTHRPNTTSDSDEDDVTDGYTEEEEAKEDDVPSKLTSSDLNNLKREKPLFSSGVEHSRACVHLKLCDESEDIVPYTINRYLRDYQREGIRFIYSNFCHSRGCILGDDMGLGKTVQVLGFLAAVLHKKGTWEDIESNKPHFLQSQTPSKQRKPKKLFLIVAPLSVLYNWKDELDTWGHFQYAVVHGLRKQEELARVKKGRVEITLTTYETLRLCLTQFNNITWSAVFVDEAHKIKNPNSQITQAMKGLKCQIRIGLTGTILQNNLEELWCVMDWAVPGCLGNLGHFKSKVSEPVERGQKHSATKRALATARKTIRDLVRKISFCFLRRTKLLIQDQLPKKDDRVVYCSLTDFQQTVYQTVLDSEDVQLLLRSSEKCDCQSGRARRRCCYKINSEGVPAKAQYFTYLSVLRKVASHVALLQSTTGTSKKQEKCVSAICQKVFQKFPEFMRRCKDEAFEALSDPMYSGKMKVLQKLLRFYLQRKDKVLLFSLSTRLLDILESYCMAEGYDYSRLDGTTKAKERVHIVKEFNTSAHINLCLVSTMAGGLGLNFVGANVVILFDPTWNPANDLQAIDRAYRIGQCRDVTVFRLISLGTVEEITYLRQVYKQQLQSSVVGVESARRYFDAVQGAYKGELFGIHNLFRLQTQGTCLTRKILEREGQVEAGVMTTSTHTNVEAVEEVEEKDETHRHSVGEAGDASKESSGASKIPRGLQDFSSGSDDDVEAERGSPSGGRGTRSMDSSTRLGPTSLLQQDFAILLQRLQAMPESGDGDSSSGGEGTSTLVSKSFNIGNNVYPEQGKITILNGSTKQGPKLGRTNLETSDKESARSSKNPLLSKSHRFEQYSDESDDFDIETLTRSKGDTLNPHQKTGRKQQGRRVHSRRRNTSRGAMFTEDIETFTTSEDENTKCADKTKAGLKDGQGSGTSSGRHESSPFTHVERQTSTASTETIDTILGGVREVAYTHSNQRVVGGSKAEELISRAAMKDVFERKMYSQLPANELLTPYEESLSESQPDQQPCAALNGPQQLPGHHPVTFTKSIVQHTRCNTFILGQTPLTMRRGNPTAVRIHFHFCRFLH
- the ercc6l2 gene encoding DNA excision repair protein ERCC-6-like 2 isoform X2; its protein translation is MTDSTSVGEAWHTRHHLVPNHGDDTQHLDTTHRPNTTSDSDEDDVTDGYTEEEEAKEDDVPSKLTSSDLNNLKREKPLFSSGVEHSRACVHLKLCDESEDIVPYTINRYLRDYQREGIRFIYSNFCHSRGCILGDDMGLGKTVQVLGFLAAVLHKKGTWEDIESNKPHFLQSQTPSKQRKPKKLFLIVAPLSVLYNWKDELDTWGHFQYAVVHGLRKQEELARVKKGRVEITLTTYETLRLCLTQFNNITWSAVFVDEAHKIKNPNSQITQAMKGLKCQIRIGLTGTILQNNLEELWCVMDWAVPGCLGNLGHFKSKVSEPVERGQKHSATKRALATARKTIRDLVRKISFCFLRRTKLLIQDQLPKKDDRVVYCSLTDFQQTVYQTVLDSEDVQLLLRSSEKCDCQSGRARRRCCYKINSEGVPAKAQYFTYLSVLRKVASHVALLQSTTGTSKKQEKCVSAICQKVFQKFPEFMRRCKDEAFEALSDPMYSGKMKVLQKLLRFYLQRKDKVLLFSLSTRLLDILESYCMAEGYDYSRLDGTTKAKERVHIVKEFNTSAHINLCLVSTMAGGLGLNFVGANVVILFDPTWNPANDLQAIDRAYRIGQCRDVTVFRLISLGTVEEITYLRQVYKQQLQSSVVGVESARRYFDAVQGAYKGELFGIHNLFRLQTQGTCLTRKILEREGQVEAGVMTTSTHTNVEAVEEVEEKDETHRHSVGEAGDASKESSGASKIPRGLQDFSSGSDDDVEAERGSPSGGRGTRSMDSSTRLGPTSLLQQDFAILLQRLQAMPESGDGDSSSGGEGTSTLVSKSFNIGNNVYPEQGKITILNGSTKQGPKLGRTNLETSDKESARSSKNPLLSKSHRFEQYSDESDDFDIETLTRSKGDTLNPHQKTGRKQQGRRVHSRRRNTSRGAMFTEDIETFTTSEDENTKCADKTKAGLKDGQGSGTSSGRHESSPFTHVERQTSTASTETIDTILGGVREVAYTHSNQRVVGGSKAEELISRAAMKDVFERKMYSQLPANELLTPYEESLSESQPDQQPCAALNGPQQLPGHHPVTFTKSIVQHTRCNTFILGQTPLTMRREQLQEMASKLNFPSAQQFAADVLRSDSTQRLEWLRRYYVTLGHPELASFVASNFAPSDEAQMPPPKNLESRRRKSNQKCPEPEKKKEKLQKNSRESPNVDPEEQKEAVSCARGRRRTRKASVSRPVGGLGVCQASSSSSCLDAREVADIPLNVEQKSNVQEQSQEAPAQERACILTELLGDTSILDDLLKPKCKVSPHKTSTSVLASPPSSRRTFNSGARDSPTTQPKTIRGGCKDFWDILNEGNEESINRLTDLDEVQRVCVKTNLAARAQSVEKESKSLWKTNDKFLWKK